Proteins encoded together in one Macadamia integrifolia cultivar HAES 741 chromosome 8, SCU_Mint_v3, whole genome shotgun sequence window:
- the LOC122087330 gene encoding transmembrane 9 superfamily member 11-like, with the protein MQRQGRTRCFHQFWVWVLFSYLILQSGDGFYLPGSYPHKYGVGDQLSVKVNSLTSIETEIPFSYYSLPFCKPVEGVKDSAENLGELLMGDRIENSPYRFKMYTNETETFLCQTNSLSAEDFKLLTERIDEMYQVNLILDNLPAIRYTQKEGYFHRWTGYPVGIKVQDVYYVFNHLKFTVLIHKYEETNVARVMGTGDAAEMIPTIEKSGSDMPGYMVVGFEVVPCSFQHNANSVKKMKMYEKYPSPIRCDPTSVAMPVKQGQPMVFSYDVSFVESDIKWPSRWDAYLKMEGSKVHWFSILNSLTVITFLAGIVLVIFLRTVRRDLARYEELDKEAQAQMNEELSGWKLVVGDVFRAPNNPALLCIMVGDGIQILGMAVVTILFAALGFMSPASRGTLITGMLFFYLILGIAAGYVSVRLWRTIGCGDYKGWVSISFKAACLFPGIAFLILTTLNFLLWGSHSTGAIPFSLFVILILLWFCISVPLTLVGGYLGAKAPHIEYPVRTNQIPREIPTQKYPSWLLVLGAGTLPFGTLFIELFFIMSSIWMGRVYYVFGFLFIVMILLVVVCAEVSLVLTYMHLCVEDWRWWWKSFFASGSVAIYIFLYSINYLIFDLKSLSGPISATLYLGYSLFMVVAIMFATGTVGFLSSFWFVHYLFSSVKLD; encoded by the coding sequence ATGCAAAGACAAGGGAGGACGCGCTGTTTCCATCAATTTTGGGTCTGGGTTTTGTTTTCCTACTTGATTCTTCAATCCGGAGATGGGTTTTATCTTCCGGGTAGTTACCCTCACAAATACGGTGTTGGGGATCAGTTATCAGTGAAAGTGAATTCCCTTACTTCGATCGAAACGGAGATACCCTTCAGCTATTATAGTCTCCCATTCTGCAAGCCTGTTGAGGGCGTGAAGGACAGTGCGGAAAACCTCGGCGAGCTTCTCATGGGAGATAGGATCGAAAATTCGCCTTACAGGTTTAAGATGTATACCAATGAGACCGAGACCTTTCTTTGCCAAACCAATTCCTTATCTGCTGAGGACTTCAAGCTTTTGACGGAAAGGATCGACGAAATGTATCAAGTAAATCTGATCCTAGACAACCTTCCTGCTATTCGGTATACGCAGAAAGAAGGTTACTTCCACCGATGGACTGGTTACCCTGTTGGGATCAAGGTTCAAGATGTATACTATGTGTTCAATCATTTGAAGTTCACTGTTCTGATTCACAAGTATGAGGAGACCAATGTGGCTAGAGTTATGGGGACTGGCGATGCTGCAGAGATGATCCCTACGATCGAGAAGTCTGGATCAGATATGCCCGGTTACATGGTTGTCGGGTTCGAGGTGGTTCCCTGCAGTTTCCAGCACAATGCGAACTCAGTGAAAAAGATGAAGATGTACGAGAAATACCCATCACCTATTCGATGTGATCCTACCAGCGTTGCAATGCCCGTTAAGCAAGGTCAACCGATGGTCTTCTCCTACGATGTCTCCTTTGTGGAGAGCGATATCAAGTGGCCTTCGAGATGGGATGCATATCTGAAGATGGAGGGCTCCAAGGTCCACTGGTTCTCGATTCTCAATTCTCTGACGGTGATCACTTTCCTTGCTGGTATTGTGCTCGTGATCTTCTTGAGGACTGTTCGAAGAGATCTCGCTCGCTATGAGGAGCTCGACAAGGAAGCTCAGGCACAGATGAACGAGGAACTTTCTGGGTGGAAGCTTGTTGTGGGAGATGTCTTCAGAGCTCCAAACAATCCGGCACTTCTCTGTATAATGGTTGGAGATGGGATTCAGATTCTTGGAATGGCAGTTGTGACAATCTTGTTTGCCGCCCTGGGATTCATGTCTCCAGCTTCTCGTGGCACTCTTATTACGGGTATGCTGTTCTTCTATCTGATCCTTGGGATTGCAGCTGGCTATGTTTCTGTGCGACTTTGGAGGACGATTGGATGTGGTGATTACAAGGGATGGGTTTCAATCTCATTTAAGGCTGCTTGCTTATTCCCTGGTATTGCCTTTCTGATATTAACCACTTTGAATTTCCTTTTGTGGGGTAGCCACAGTACTGGAGCAATTCCCTTTTCACTGTTTGTTATTCTGATTTTGCTCTGGTTCTGCATATCTGTGCCTCTTACTCTTGTGGGTGGTTACCTCGGAGCTAAGGCACCTCACATTGAGTACCCAGTTAGGACCAATCAGATCCCCCGTGAAATCCCAACTCAGAAATACCCATCTTGGTTGTTGGTCCTTGGAGCTGGGACTCTTCCTTTTGGAACTCTCTTCATTGAGCTCTTCTTCATAATGTCCAGCATTTGGATGGGTCGTGTTTACTATGTTTTCGGATTCTTGTTCATCGTTATGATACTTCTTGTTGTAGTCTGTGCTGAAGTGTCCCTAGTGCTCACTTACATGCACCTCTGTGTGGAGGACTGGAGATGGTGGTGGAAATCCTTCTTTGCTTCCGGTTCAGTTGCCATCTACATTTTCTTGTACTCCATTAACTATCTCATATTTGATCTCAAAAGTCTGAGTGGCCCTATCTCAGCTACTCTTTACCTTGGTTATTCACTCTTCATGGTTGTAGCGATTATGTTCGCTACGGGCACAGTTGggttcctttcttccttctggTTTGTGCATTACCTGTTCTCTTCTGTGAAATTAGATTGA